A portion of the Rhizophagus irregularis chromosome 17, complete sequence genome contains these proteins:
- a CDS encoding uncharacterized protein (SECRETED:cutsite_VSS-SP; SECRETED:prob_0.7629); SECRETED:SignalP(1-20), translated as MKILAKFILPFAVFTALVSSSPLPQEPPAPGPALPSGGEKKIVVVGPGPGPWSVGSEQVATWWSTGFTSDDPITVTTHEESGTTPIFSADSTLNKGSTQIPIDDKYTPGTNYVTEVSLKSDPSIKGIGPAFTVTGGGGGGVPKAAPGPPPPPGGPSGGPPPPDSAGGKEPEPSGKGPEPSGKEPEPSGKGPEPSGKEPEPSGKGPEPSGKEPEPSGKGPEPSGKEPEPSGKEPEVPGGPPPPPDAGGPPPPDSPKAK; from the exons atgaaaattttagctaaatttattttacccTTTGCAGTATTTACTGCTCTTGTCAGTTCTTCTCCTCTACCACAAGAACCTCCCGCTCCCGGTCCTGCCCTTCCTTCTGGTGGagagaaaaaaattgttgtaGTAGGACCAGGTCCGGGTCCTTGGTCTGTTGGCTCTGAACAAGTTGCTACTTGGTGGTCTACAGGATTTACTTCAGATG ATCCAATAACTGTCACTACTCATGAGGAAAGTGGTACCACACCAATCTTTAGCGCAGAT tCTACTCTTAATAAGGGAAGCACACAAATACCAATCGACGATAAATATACACCTGGAACTAATTATGTAACTGAAGTCAGTCTTAAATCAGATCCTTCGATTAAAGGTATTGGCCCAGCCTTCACAGTTACAGGGGGAGGTGGTGGTGGCGTACCTAAAGCAGCACCGGGGCCACCACCTCCACCTGGCGGTCCATCAGGTGGTCCTCCACCACCTGATTCTGCTGGTGGTAAAGAACCTGAACCAAGCGGTAAAGGTCCTGAACCAAGCGGTAAAGAACCTGAACCAAGCGGTAAAGGTCCTGAACCAAGCGGTAAAGAACCTGAACCAAGCGGTAAAGGTCCTGAACCAAGCGGTAAAGAACCTGAACCAAGCGGTAAAGGTCCTGAACCAAGCGGTAAAGAACCTGAACCAAGCGGTAAAGAACCTGAAGTTCCCGGTGGTCCTCCACCACCGCCTGATGCTGGTGGTCCCCCACCACCTGATTCACCCAAAGCTAAAtag